In Synergistaceae bacterium, the genomic window AGTCAATCATAAAATTTGCGTCAGTCTACCCTAAGCCGGGATTAATTACGCCACTTGACAACAGCGCGCTTGATGGGACAGATTACCCAACTTTAATTGACGGTGCTATGTCATTATTTCAAGCGTTCGTAAATTTTGCTTCGTCCGGTGCAGATACTGAATCAATGAATCCTCAAGACTCTTTTACGATTCTGAAATCTTCTATACATATAGGAATAAATGACTCATTACGTGCGACTCGCGGTAAATTATCTATGAAGGGTCATGTTTTGTGCTTAGGACTCTTGACGGCTGCAGCTGGAAGGTTAATCAAGCAGAAAAGAATTTTGACTCCGGGAGCATTGACTCTCACTGCCTCATCATTTGCAAACGGCTTAATTGCTCGCGAACTATGGACTCTCGAAGAAAAACGCGGCACAAAAATTTTTTCTCAGGGTGAACGGGCTTATATTGCGTATGGTCTTGAAGGCTGCCGGGGTGAAGTTGAACACGGTTATAACATGACTCTTAAAGCGTTAGAAATCTTGCGAAGACTCGAGGCGACTCAGGGACAATTAGATTTTCGCGAGAGAGTTACTCATGCACTTATAGAAATTATGACAGAGAATCAAGACACTTGTTTAACTATCAACGAGGGCATAACAGGACTTATAAACGTTCAGAGAGAAGCAAAAGAAGTCATCAAGTCCGGCGGGATTCTAACATCAGAGGGCGTTGACGCAATTTTCA contains:
- a CDS encoding triphosphoribosyl-dephospho-CoA synthase, with amino-acid sequence MNELFVFNTARLAVKSIIKFASVYPKPGLITPLDNSALDGTDYPTLIDGAMSLFQAFVNFASSGADTESMNPQDSFTILKSSIHIGINDSLRATRGKLSMKGHVLCLGLLTAAAGRLIKQKRILTPGALTLTASSFANGLIARELWTLEEKRGTKIFSQGERAYIAYGLEGCRGEVEHGYNMTLKALEILRRLEATQGQLDFRERVTHALIEIMTENQDTCLTINEGITGLINVQREAKEVIKSGGILTSEGVDAIFRMDKNLRSRGAAPGGSAVIMSSALFISGLANMKLTRSGYDE